The nucleotide sequence CACCTACCAGAACAGTCACCGCCCGCAGGATCTCTGGCATTTTGTCACACCCGACTATCGCACCACATCTCTCTGGGTCCAGCTTACGAGCGGCGACAACCTAGACATGGAAAAAGTGGTTATCGCAGTCGATCAATTTATCGAGGAGAACCCACCTCCGGTATCACTTCAACATCGCTGGTTTGGTTTGACCTATATCAACGGGGTCTGGCAAGAGAAGATGGTGACCGGAATGCTCTATGCGTTTGTTGGCAGTTTCCTGATCGTCCTCATCATGATGGTTATCCTCTTCCGATCACTCCTCTGGGGACTCCTCGCGATGGTGCCGTTGACGGTGACGATTGGCTTGATCTATGGGGTAATCGGTCTGATTGGAAAAGATTACGATATGCCGGTCGCCGTCCTCTCCTCTTTAAGTCTGGGGCTCTCGGTCGATTATGCGATTCATTTTCTGGCGCGGAGCCGAAGCCTTCAGAAAGAACACGGCTCTTGGGCAAAGGCCCGGCATGCTGTCTTCGGAGAACCGGCCCGTGCCATCGTACGGAATGCCATCGTTGTCGGAGTGGGCTTTCTCCCCTTGCTGGCAGCACCTTTGGTGCCGTATCAAACCGTCGGAGTTTTCATCGCAGCCATCCTCTTTACAGCTGGGGTGGCGACGATCCTGATCCTGCCCGCCCTGATCAGAATCATGGAACCTTGGCTTTTTCCCGCGAAACAATAATGATTGAAAGGAGGGACAAAATGATACGTCGCATGAATTACATCGGGATCATCATTTATTTTATTATTTTTGGATCGGCGGCTCTGGCCATTGCAAAGGAGTCGAAGGAAGCCGATACACTCTCGGCAGACCTCATTGTTAAAAAGACCATCCAGGCCTCTTATTACTCTGGAGCGGATGGCCGCGCTCAGGTCTCCATGACGATGAAGGACAGTCAGGGTAGAAAACGGAAACGGCGCTTTACGATCCTCAGACGGAATGTGACTGAGCAACCAGGAGGAGACCAACAGTTTTATGTTTACTTCCACCGCCCTGCCGATGTCAACAAAACCGTCTTCATGGTTTGGAAAAAGGTCAAGCAAGACGATGATCGCTGGCTCTACCTGCCCGCCCTTGACCTTGTGAAACGAATCGCGGCCAGTGACGAGCGGACCAGCTTTGTCGGTTCTGATTTTTTCTACGAAGATGTCTCAGGACGGGGTTTTGATGAAGATACCCACACGCTTGTTGAGACAACAAAAAACTACTATGTTGTGGAGAATCGCCCCATAGATCCCAAGTCCGTCGAGTTTGCATCGTACAAAGCCTGGATTCATCGGAAGACATTTCTCCCTGTAAAAATTGAGTATTTTAACAAGATGAATGAAAAATACCGCATTTACGAAGTCCTGAAGGTGACGACGGTCCAGGGTTATCCAACCATTGCCCAGGCGAGAATGAAGGACCTGCGGACAAAGAGCGAGACACTCATCGCATATTCCGGGGTCAAGTATGATATCGGGCTTCCTGAAGAGATTTTTACGGAGCGATATCTCCGTAATCCACCGAGGAAATATCTCCGATGACCTTGATTCGCTTTCGCAAAATAAGCCTAACACTTCTCCTGGCCTTAGGTTTTGCTTGGAATCCCATGCTCTACGCAGAAGAAGCGCCTCCCCTCCCGCCCGGCCTTGAAAAAGAACGCCCCGCCAACACAGAGGAGCCAGCCCTTCCGGAAGGCTTGGATACGGACGAGGGTCTTGAAGAGCCGCCACTTCCAGAAGGCTTCGATGATGAAGAGGAAGACGCTAAGCATCTTCCCTTTGGGCTGAGCGGTTTTTGGGAGGCACGATTTGGCGTCCGAATGCAGAGCGACCCGAATGAAAAAGAGGTCTCAATCGGTGAGACCCGGGTGCAACTTCAAGTTGAGCAGCTCGTAAAGCAGGCCATCTTCAAGCTCACAAACGATTTTCTTTACGATCCTGTCTTGGACGAGCATGAAATCAGACTGGAGAAAGGGATCGGTTTCATCGATCTACGGGAAGCCAGTTTCCTGGTGAGGCCGGTTACTTTTGTCGATTTGAAGATGGGACGGCAGATTCTTACCTGGGGAACCGGAGATCTTATTTTTATCAACGACCTCTTTCCGAAGGATTGGAATGCCTTCTTTATCGGGCGGGATACAGAATATCTCAAGGCCCCATCGGATGCGCTTAAAACCTCTTTATTTAGTCCTTGGGCAAACCTCGACATTGTTTACACGCCCCGTTTCGATGCCGACCGATTTATTGATGGTCGGCGCATCTCATTCTTCAACAATTCATTCGGGCGCCGAACCGGAAGAGAGGCCGTAGTTCAAACAGAAAACAGGGATGATTGGTTTAAAGATGACGAAATCGCATTGAGACTGTATCAGAACTTCAGAGGCCTTGAGCTGGCCCTCTATGGGTACCGGGGATTCTGGAAATCACCCGGGGGATTTGACCCGACTTCTCAACAGGCAACCTTTCCCAGGCTATCGGTTTATGGGGGAAGTGCCCGTGGGTCGATCGGAAGAGGCATTGGCCATCTTGAACTAGGTTACTACGACTCTGAAGAGGACCGAAGTGGGGGAGATCCATTCATACGGAACAGTGAGTTCCGCTTCCTGATGGGCTATGAGCAGGAAGTCCTTCAGGATTTTACAGTCGGCCTTCAATATTATCTGGAACAGATCCTTGACTACGACAAATTTCTTCGTAATCTTCCAGCAGGAAGTCCGGTCGCAGATGAAGACCGTCATGTGATCACGCTCCGCTTGACCCGATTTCTCATGAGCCAGGATCTGAGGTTGTCCCTATTTACCTTCTACTCGCCATCGGATCGAGATGCCTATATCAGGCCAAAGATACACTACAAGATTGATGATTCCTGGTCTGTAGAGATCGGAGGTAATTTTTTTATCGGGGATGAAGACCACACATTCTTTGGTCAGTTTAAGAAGAATAACAATGTTTACACCGGAGTGAGGGTCGGTTTTTGAATTGTTCATTTGAAATAAGAATAAATCATCGATACTTGATCAATTGTCCCGTAAAGTGGATAATTGGGTGGTGTTTTCTCCCTGAAAAAATGCCTGCGGACGTGATGAAACAAGTTGATTTGACGACACAGAATAAAGAAGATGCTGAACTTGTTTCTTTAGCCCAACAAGGGGACTTTGAGGCATTTGACGCATTGGTCAACCGTCATGAGAAGCGACTCTATCTTCATGCAATGAAGATACTTCAAAATCGGGAAGATGCTGAGGATGTGACACAGACCGCTTTTATTAATGCGATGGAACACCTTTCCCAATTTCGGAGGGAGGCCTCATTTGCAACCTGGATAACACGGATCGCGACCAATAACGCTTTAAAAGTTTTACGCAAGCGGAACGGTCTTAAGAGTATTTCCCTCAATGAGGCCACTGAAGAAAATGAAGAAGGACTTATTCCCCATCCCGAGTACATCGCTGACTGGCGGGGTGATCCATTGAAGATCGTAGAAGGAAGAGAACTTCAGCGGATTCTGGATGAAGCCATATCCCATCTCCCAGAGAAACAACGCCTTGTTTTCGTCCTCCGGGACGTCATGGAAATGACGATTGAGGAAACACGAGATGCCTTAGGGATCAGTGCGGCAAACGTGAAAGTACGCCTCTTGCGTGCCAGACTGGCACTCCGTGAGAAGTTGACGCACCGATTCGGTGATGCGGATAAACGGGTCTTTAAGCCGCACAATCATCAAGGGGACGAAAAGGGCGCAACACCAGCCAAAGTACTTTTACAGAGTTATCTGAAAGAATAAACGGGATAATGTCATGAAATGTGAAGACCTCTTGCGACAGTTGAATGATTATGTAGACAAAGACATCGACCCCGATGTTTGCACGGACTTTGAAGGCCACCTGCAAGACTGCAATCCTTGCAAGATCGTCGTCGATACCATTCGCAAGACCATCAAACTATATAAGGACGACGCGGTGTATGAAATGCCCATCAAATTCCATGATCGACTGCATCAGACCCTCCGGGATCAATGGAAAAAAAAGATGGAAGAAAATCCCGGATAGCTTGTCGTAAGTTTTTTCCTTTTCTACAACAAATATCAATCGGGGGGTGAAGAATGTTTCTTCAACGCTACTATCTTGAATGTTTATCACATGCATCCTACATGGTGGCCGACGAAAAAACGAAAGTGGCCGCTGTTATCGATCCACGACGTGACGTTGAGATCTATTTGAATGATGCAGCGGAACACGGGTTTAAAATCAAACATGTGATTTTGACTCATTTCCACGCCGATTTTATTGCCGGGCATATTGAGCTGCGTGACAAGCTGGGTGCACAAATCTATCTCGGAAGGCGTGCTGAAGCAGAGTTTGAATTTAAGGCCCTTGGCGATGGAAGTATTATAGCGTTGGGAGACGTACGACTGGAAGCGATGGAAACGCCGGGTCATACACCGGAAGGCATCACGCTCCTCGCCTTTGATCCAAACTCGGATGAGCAGAATCCATATGCCATTTCTACAGGAGATACCTTGTTTCTCGGTGATGTTGGGCGTCCCGACCTCTTGGCTTCCATTGGCATCTCAGCCAATGAATTGGCTGAGATGCTTTACGATTCACTACACAAGAAACTTCTAAAACTGCCCGGAAAGACCCTTGTTTACCCGGCCCACGGAGCCGGTTCGATGTGTGGCAAGGCCTTGAGCGACGAGGTCGTTTCGACCCTTGAAGAACAGCGCCGTTTCAATTATGCGCTACAACCGATGGCGAAAGCCGACTTCATCAAAATGATGGTCGCAGAGCAATCAGAAGCCCCTCCCTACTTTGTCCACGACGCGATTTTGAACCGAAAAGAACGTCCCAGTCTCGATAAGACGATGCAGAAGTCAATGAAGGCTCTGGATCTTGAGTCGGTACTATCCCTCCAAGATTCTGGTGCGCAGATTCTGGATGTTCGCACGGCCAATGATTTTGCAGGTGCTCACCTTCGTGGATCTTTGAATATTGGCATTGATGGCAGATATGCCACCTGGGCAGGTACCCTGTTAAACAAAGACCGTCCGATCATCATCATCTCGGAACCGGAGCATGTTGAGGAAGCCATCATACGTCTGGGTCGAATCGGTTTTCACAATGTAGAGGGTTATCTGAAAGATGGCATGCAGGCCCTTAGGGACCGATCCAATTTAATTTTAAAGACGCAGAGAATCATGGCTGCCGATGTGGGTGATCTCGGGGGCGAAGTCACAATAATTGATATTCGTACTGCAAATGAATGGGTAGAGGGTCACATCGAGGGATCTGCCAATATTCCCCTCAATCAACTGACAAAGTGCATTGAAGAGGTCCCTGTATCGGGCCATGTGATCGTCCACTGCCAAGGAGGTTATCGATCCATGATCGCTGCAAGCTTTTTAGAAAAAGAAGGCCGTACCAACATCATTGATTTGATGGGTGGTTATTCAGCATGGACCGCATTGCAACTTCCTACGAAACACCGTTAGGTGGGAATTCCCCCCTTTAACGCTGAATAATACCAAGTTATCAGTAATCATAATTCCGTTATGGATATGGTCTTTACTCAAGAAGAGATTTTTAAACTTTCATCGTATGCGATTATACTCATTTTATTCTGCGTGGTTCGTAGCCTCTTGGCACGTGAATTTGTGAAAACATCCCTTATCAAAATAATTAAGGAGGAGTTTGATGTGGTCTGGGTTTAGTGGACACAAATCTTAGGATGAATTAAATTCATTCAGGCAGGAGGTGTTCAATGAGTCAAAATAAAAGAAGGCAACACACAAAAGGATTCAAAGAAGAAGCGGTAAAACTGGTAAAAGAGCAAGGCTATGCTGTTGCGGAAGCGGCCAGGAACCTGGGGGTGAGTTCAAGCATTCTGGGTCGATGGAAACGGGAGTTTGAAAAAAGGACAGAGGGATCATCGGATCCTGCCAGCATTATTTCTCTTCAAGCGGAAGTAAAACGTCTTCGGAAGAAAAATAAGCGACTGGAAATGGAGCGAGAAATATTAAAAAAAGCGGCCACCTTCTTCGCGAGAGAATCGGGATGAGATATCAATTTATTGATATCGAGAAGCAGGTGTATCCAATCGTCCTGATCTGTGGGGTCATGCGAGTAAGTCGCAGTGGATATTATTCATGGTGGTCAAGAAAGCCATCAGCCCGAGCGATGGAAGATGAGCAGCTTATACCCATCGTAAAAGCAGCGGCCAGAGCATCAAGAAGAAGTTATGGTACCCGTCGTATCGTGGAAGAATAAATGAACAAGGTTACTCTTGTGGGCGAGATAAAGCCCGTAGGCTAATGAAGTTAGCCTGCGTGTCCGTCCGTCGAAAAAAGAAGTTCAAGGTAACGACAGATAGTAATCACAAGCTTCCCTTATCCCCGAACCTGCTGGAGAGAAAATTTGAAGTCTCCGAGCCTAATCGCGTCTGGGTTTCTGATATTACCTATCTCTGGACATCAGAAGGCTGGTTGTATCTCGCAGTTGTATTGGATTTGTTTCAGAGGAAAATTGTGGGGTGGTCCATGAGTCATCGGATCAACAAACAAGTTGTCATGGACGCATTACGGATGGGCATCTGGCGTTGCCGTCCGGAGTCGGGCCTGATCTTTCATTCAGATCGTGGCAGCCAGTATTGTAGTCATGATTTTCTAGACCTGCTGAAAACCCACAAAATGCTCAGTAGTATGAGTCGCAAAGGAAATTGTTGGGATAACGCCGTGGCAGAAAGTTTCTTCGGAAGTCTGAAAACAGAGCGAGTATATATTACAAAATACAGCACCCGAGAAGAAGCACGAAGAGATGTTGTCGATTACATCGAAATGTTCTATAACAGCAAACGTCGTCACTCCTACTTGGGTTATTTGAGTCCAATGGAGTTTGAAAAAAGATGGTATTTTAAAAAAGCGGCCTAAGAAAAATGTCCACTTTTTACAGACCAGGTCAATTCTATTTAAGGAGCTAAAACAGACAATATGGATCATAATTGTGTGCATTTCTAACGGCCTCTCTATAACAAATTTTATTCCTTTGCACAGAGTAAAGTCAAGAAATCCTGGCCTTCCCATGTTTAGAATGGCAGAATCTGTATCTTTTCTTCTCAGCCCAATTCTTAGGAAAAAAAGAGATTGACGACAGTAAATAGAGTCGATTATCATCAAACACAATACTGTGGAAAGAAAATGGAGGGAAGAATGGCCAAGGACCAGATTTTACCGCTTGAGGTTAAACGGCAAAGGGAAGAAGGTGCAACGTTTGTCATCCTGGATGTCCGCGAACCCTGGGAATTCCAGATGGCACATATTCCGGAATCCATCCTAATTCCGCTGGGACAGCTAGAGGCGAGAATGGGAGAACTCGATCCAGGGAAAGAGATTATCACTTTGTGTCATCATGGCATCAGAAGTCAATCAGCCATGGAAATCCTGAAGCAATCCGGCATTAAAGATGTGAAGAACCTGAGCGGGGGGATTGATGCTTACTCCCGATTGGCGGATCCAAGTATTCCCAGGTATTAGTTATGGGTGTTCTTCCACCCAGACATCTCCTTGCGGTGTGGTCTCTTTTTTCCAGATAGGGGTAATTCTTTTCAACTCATCAATAGACCAGGAACAGCCTTTAAAGGCATCTGCCCGATGTTCCGCGCCTACGATAATTAATACGATATTATCGCCGATTGACAAGCTTCCCACACGATGAATAATGGTCACCTCGATAATGTCGAAGTCTTTCAGAGCTTGTTCACGAATCTCCGAAAGTCGGGTCTCGGCCATCCCGGGATAATGCTCAAAATCGATCTTATCGACATCATGGCCCTTGGAAAAGTCCCGGGCAGCCCCGAGGAAGGCCACGATGCCTCCGATGCGCTTCGAACACCCCTTTATCTTGTTAACTTCGTCTTCAACGCTAAAGTCCTCCAGTTGAATTCGAACTCGCTCTGTATTCTTCTTTGTTGTGGTATCCATTCGTTCCTTTCGTATGAGCCCTATGATCCTGGTTCTCAGGAAAACTACTGAATCAGGCTCTGCTTTGGGCTGCCCCTCCGGCAAAAGGAGGGAGGAAGGCGACTTCATCACCATTTCTGATAAGGCAGTGTTTTTCAGCCTTTTCCTGGTTGACAGAGATCAGGATTCTTCTCTCGCTGAGCAGGTCTTTTAAGGCAGGGAGTTCCTCCTGGAGCTTTTCGATGAGTTGTGCGAGAGTTGTCTCTTTTTCAATTTCAAGAGAGAGTTCGTCTTTCCCGACAAGGTGTTTCAGGACTGCAAAAAACCGTACTTTAACCACTGAATTTACTCCGATAATGAGGTATTAAAAAATACCGTTTTCAAGAACAGGTGTCAAGAATCCAGAAAATCCCAAATCAGTCCTTGGATCTTCGGAGAATTGAAGAACTCTTCCTCGAGCGTCTAGAATTCTTCGACGGAGAGGGGCAATGATTTTATTTTTATTCGTTCGCGGAGCGTGTTTATCCTGGACCTCTTTCTACTTTTTAACTA is from Candidatus Manganitrophaceae bacterium and encodes:
- a CDS encoding zf-HC2 domain-containing protein, translating into MKCEDLLRQLNDYVDKDIDPDVCTDFEGHLQDCNPCKIVVDTIRKTIKLYKDDAVYEMPIKFHDRLHQTLRDQWKKKMEENPG
- a CDS encoding MoaD/ThiS family protein is translated as MIGVNSVVKVRFFAVLKHLVGKDELSLEIEKETTLAQLIEKLQEELPALKDLLSERRILISVNQEKAEKHCLIRNGDEVAFLPPFAGGAAQSRA
- a CDS encoding sigma-70 family RNA polymerase sigma factor encodes the protein MKQVDLTTQNKEDAELVSLAQQGDFEAFDALVNRHEKRLYLHAMKILQNREDAEDVTQTAFINAMEHLSQFRREASFATWITRIATNNALKVLRKRNGLKSISLNEATEENEEGLIPHPEYIADWRGDPLKIVEGRELQRILDEAISHLPEKQRLVFVLRDVMEMTIEETRDALGISAANVKVRLLRARLALREKLTHRFGDADKRVFKPHNHQGDEKGATPAKVLLQSYLKE
- a CDS encoding MBL fold metallo-hydrolase, with the protein product MFLQRYYLECLSHASYMVADEKTKVAAVIDPRRDVEIYLNDAAEHGFKIKHVILTHFHADFIAGHIELRDKLGAQIYLGRRAEAEFEFKALGDGSIIALGDVRLEAMETPGHTPEGITLLAFDPNSDEQNPYAISTGDTLFLGDVGRPDLLASIGISANELAEMLYDSLHKKLLKLPGKTLVYPAHGAGSMCGKALSDEVVSTLEEQRRFNYALQPMAKADFIKMMVAEQSEAPPYFVHDAILNRKERPSLDKTMQKSMKALDLESVLSLQDSGAQILDVRTANDFAGAHLRGSLNIGIDGRYATWAGTLLNKDRPIIIISEPEHVEEAIIRLGRIGFHNVEGYLKDGMQALRDRSNLILKTQRIMAADVGDLGGEVTIIDIRTANEWVEGHIEGSANIPLNQLTKCIEEVPVSGHVIVHCQGGYRSMIAASFLEKEGRTNIIDLMGGYSAWTALQLPTKHR
- a CDS encoding outer membrane lipoprotein-sorting protein, which codes for MNYIGIIIYFIIFGSAALAIAKESKEADTLSADLIVKKTIQASYYSGADGRAQVSMTMKDSQGRKRKRRFTILRRNVTEQPGGDQQFYVYFHRPADVNKTVFMVWKKVKQDDDRWLYLPALDLVKRIAASDERTSFVGSDFFYEDVSGRGFDEDTHTLVETTKNYYVVENRPIDPKSVEFASYKAWIHRKTFLPVKIEYFNKMNEKYRIYEVLKVTTVQGYPTIAQARMKDLRTKSETLIAYSGVKYDIGLPEEIFTERYLRNPPRKYLR
- a CDS encoding rhodanese-like domain-containing protein; translation: MAKDQILPLEVKRQREEGATFVILDVREPWEFQMAHIPESILIPLGQLEARMGELDPGKEIITLCHHGIRSQSAMEILKQSGIKDVKNLSGGIDAYSRLADPSIPRY
- a CDS encoding molybdenum cofactor biosynthesis protein MoaE, with product MDTTTKKNTERVRIQLEDFSVEDEVNKIKGCSKRIGGIVAFLGAARDFSKGHDVDKIDFEHYPGMAETRLSEIREQALKDFDIIEVTIIHRVGSLSIGDNIVLIIVGAEHRADAFKGCSWSIDELKRITPIWKKETTPQGDVWVEEHP